A region of Streptomyces sp. WMMC500 DNA encodes the following proteins:
- a CDS encoding trans-aconitate 2-methyltransferase — protein MTSPSWDPQQYLRHEGPRTRPLADLLARVGELPRHPARIADIGCGTGNGTAMLAARWPAAHVTGYDNAPSMLRAAAAHAGPTPGGGRIDFARADLAGWTPEPGAYDLILGNAVLQWVPDHWEHFPRWLAGLAPGGTFAFQVPGNFDAPSHALMRQLTRDPRWRDRLHGVLRDQPVLQPVAYLELLCDLGCAGDAWETTYTHLLHGPDPVLDWVKGTGLRPVLDALGDEADAFVTRYAALLRTAYPPGPHGTPFPFRRIFALGVTP, from the coding sequence ATGACCTCACCCTCCTGGGACCCGCAGCAGTACCTGCGCCACGAGGGGCCCCGCACCCGCCCCCTCGCCGACCTCCTCGCCCGCGTCGGCGAGCTGCCCCGCCACCCGGCGCGGATCGCCGACATCGGCTGCGGCACGGGCAACGGCACCGCCATGCTGGCCGCCCGCTGGCCCGCCGCCCACGTCACGGGGTACGACAACGCGCCCAGCATGCTCCGCGCCGCCGCCGCCCACGCCGGCCCCACCCCCGGCGGCGGCCGGATCGACTTCGCCCGCGCCGATCTCGCCGGCTGGACGCCGGAGCCGGGCGCGTACGACCTGATCCTCGGCAACGCCGTGCTGCAGTGGGTGCCCGACCACTGGGAGCACTTCCCCCGCTGGCTCGCCGGCCTCGCCCCCGGCGGCACCTTCGCCTTCCAGGTCCCCGGCAACTTCGACGCCCCCAGCCACGCCCTGATGCGGCAGCTCACCCGCGACCCCCGCTGGCGCGACCGGCTGCACGGCGTCCTGCGCGACCAGCCTGTGCTGCAGCCCGTCGCGTACCTGGAGCTGCTCTGCGACCTCGGCTGCGCCGGCGACGCCTGGGAGACCACGTACACCCACCTCCTGCACGGCCCCGACCCGGTCCTGGACTGGGTCAAGGGCACCGGGCTGCGCCCCGTCCTCGACGCCCTCGGCGACGAGGCTGACGCCTTCGTCACCCGCTACGCCGCCCTGCTGCGCACGGCCTACCCGCCGGGCCCGCACGGCACCCCGTTCCCGTTCCGCCGCATCTTCGCCCTGGGAGTCACGCCATGA
- a CDS encoding TetR/AcrR family transcriptional regulator: MTGKERREQLVDVGRTLFAARGFEATSVEEIASKAGVSKPVVYEHFGGKEGLYAVVVDREMRRLLDMVASALTAGHPRELLEQAAFALLDYIDEYTDGFRIMVRDSPVAQSHGSFASLISDIATQVEDILGLEFKSRGFDPKLAPLYAQALVGMVALTGQWWLDVRKPKKAEVAAHLVNLAWHGLGDLEAKPRLIGHRRA; the protein is encoded by the coding sequence ATGACGGGCAAGGAGCGCCGCGAGCAGCTCGTCGACGTGGGACGCACGCTGTTCGCGGCGCGCGGCTTCGAGGCGACGTCGGTGGAGGAGATCGCCTCGAAGGCGGGCGTGTCCAAGCCGGTCGTGTACGAGCACTTCGGGGGCAAGGAAGGGCTGTACGCGGTCGTCGTCGACCGGGAGATGCGCCGGCTTCTCGACATGGTGGCGAGCGCGCTGACCGCGGGGCATCCGCGGGAGCTGCTGGAGCAGGCGGCGTTCGCCCTGCTGGACTACATCGACGAGTACACCGACGGGTTCCGCATCATGGTCCGGGACTCCCCGGTGGCGCAGTCGCACGGCTCGTTCGCCTCGCTGATCAGCGACATCGCCACCCAGGTGGAGGACATCCTGGGGCTGGAGTTCAAGTCCCGCGGCTTCGATCCGAAGCTGGCGCCGCTGTACGCGCAGGCGCTGGTGGGGATGGTGGCGCTGACGGGGCAGTGGTGGCTGGACGTGCGCAAGCCGAAGAAGGCGGAGGTCGCGGCGCATCTGGTGAACCTGGCCTGGCACGGCCTGGGTGACCTGGAGGCCAAGCCGCGGCTGATCGGCCACCGGCGCGCGTAG
- a CDS encoding MarR family transcriptional regulator: MRDEVDRLVAAWRRERPDLDVEPLEVLSRVSRLARHLDRARRLAFAEHGLEGWEFDVLTALRRAGEPYQLSPGQLLTQTLVTSGTMTNRIDRLAKKDLVERLPDPSDRRGVLVRLTAEGRERADAALAALLAQERAILAELPAERRRELAGLLRQLTAPFDNVP, translated from the coding sequence ATGCGGGACGAGGTGGACCGGCTGGTCGCGGCGTGGCGCAGGGAGCGCCCCGACCTCGACGTGGAGCCGCTGGAGGTGCTGAGCCGGGTGAGCCGGCTGGCCCGCCACCTGGACCGCGCGCGGCGGCTGGCGTTCGCGGAACACGGCCTGGAGGGCTGGGAGTTCGACGTGCTGACCGCGCTGCGCCGGGCCGGCGAGCCGTACCAGCTCTCGCCCGGCCAGCTCCTCACCCAGACCCTGGTCACCTCCGGGACGATGACCAACCGCATCGACCGGCTGGCGAAGAAGGACCTCGTGGAGCGGCTCCCGGACCCCAGCGACCGGCGCGGGGTACTCGTCCGGCTCACCGCCGAGGGCCGCGAACGCGCGGACGCGGCGCTGGCGGCGCTGCTGGCGCAGGAGCGGGCGATCCTCGCGGAGCTGCCGGCGGAGCGGCGCAGGGAGCTGGCGGGGCTGCTGCGGCAACTGACGGCACCGTTCGACAACGTGCCGTAG
- a CDS encoding fatty acid desaturase — protein sequence MPSTSDVIDEQPRSATVTTDSATLGGENKRSIEQITLLAFIVLPFVALVAAIPLAWGWGVSWLDLGLMTFMYFLGLHGVTVGFHRHFTHGSFKAKKPLRVALAIAGSMAVEGPVVRWVADHRRHHKFSDAEGDPHSPWRFGESVPALMKGLWWAHIGWLFDEEQTPQNKYAPDLIKDSAIRRVSRQFVLWTAVSLLFPPLVGGLVTWSWQGALSAFFWASLVRVALLHHVTWSINSICHAVGKRPFKSRDRSGNVWWLAVLSGGESWHNLHHADPTCARHGVMKGQIDSSARIIRWFEKLGWAYDVRWPTQSRIDAKRNKDGDAGKGAGRDGSAASARREGAAADAA from the coding sequence ATGCCGTCTACGTCCGATGTGATCGACGAGCAGCCCCGCTCGGCCACGGTCACCACCGATTCCGCGACGCTCGGTGGTGAGAACAAGAGATCGATCGAGCAGATCACGCTGCTCGCCTTCATCGTGCTGCCGTTCGTCGCCCTGGTCGCGGCGATCCCGCTGGCCTGGGGCTGGGGGGTGAGCTGGCTCGACCTCGGACTGATGACGTTCATGTACTTCCTCGGGCTGCACGGGGTGACGGTCGGGTTCCACCGGCACTTCACTCACGGCTCGTTCAAGGCGAAGAAGCCGCTGCGGGTGGCGCTGGCCATCGCCGGCTCGATGGCGGTGGAGGGCCCGGTGGTGCGCTGGGTCGCGGACCACCGCAGGCACCACAAGTTCTCGGACGCCGAGGGCGACCCGCACTCCCCGTGGCGGTTCGGCGAGTCGGTGCCGGCGCTGATGAAGGGCCTGTGGTGGGCGCACATCGGCTGGTTGTTCGACGAGGAGCAGACGCCGCAGAACAAGTACGCGCCCGATCTCATCAAGGACTCGGCGATCCGCCGGGTGTCGCGCCAGTTCGTGCTGTGGACGGCGGTCTCGCTGCTGTTCCCGCCGCTGGTCGGCGGCCTGGTCACCTGGTCGTGGCAGGGCGCGCTTTCGGCGTTCTTCTGGGCCTCGCTGGTACGGGTGGCGCTGCTGCACCACGTCACCTGGTCGATCAACTCGATCTGCCACGCGGTCGGCAAGCGCCCGTTCAAGTCCCGGGACCGCTCGGGGAACGTGTGGTGGCTGGCGGTCCTGTCCGGCGGCGAGTCGTGGCACAACCTGCACCACGCGGACCCGACCTGCGCCCGGCACGGGGTGATGAAGGGCCAGATCGACTCCAGCGCCCGGATCATCCGCTGGTTCGAGAAGCTGGGCTGGGCGTACGACGTGCGCTGGCCGACCCAGTCCCGTATCGACGCGAAGCGCAACAAGGACGGCGACGCCGGCAAGGGCGCGGGCAGGGACGGGTCCGCCGCGTCGGCCCGGCGTGAGGGGGCCGCCGCCGACGCGGCATGA
- a CDS encoding VOC family protein — MITGLDHVQLAVPAGSEEVLRIFYGDVLGMTEVPKPAVLAARGGCWFTSGAVTLHFGVEQDFRPARKAHPALVVTDLDALARRLAARGHDVTWSDGEIPGVRRFHTADPFGNRLEFQAA; from the coding sequence ATGATCACCGGACTCGACCACGTCCAGCTCGCCGTCCCCGCGGGCAGCGAGGAAGTGCTGCGCATCTTCTACGGCGACGTCCTCGGCATGACCGAGGTGCCCAAGCCCGCGGTGCTCGCCGCCCGCGGCGGCTGCTGGTTCACCTCCGGCGCCGTGACGCTCCACTTCGGCGTCGAACAGGACTTCCGCCCCGCCCGCAAGGCGCACCCCGCGCTCGTCGTCACCGACCTCGACGCCCTGGCCCGCCGGCTCGCCGCCCGCGGCCACGACGTGACCTGGTCCGACGGCGAGATCCCGGGCGTACGGCGCTTCCACACCGCCGACCCGTTCGGCAACCGGCTGGAGTTCCAGGCCGCGTGA